In Leptolyngbyaceae cyanobacterium, one genomic interval encodes:
- a CDS encoding AAA family ATPase encodes MLIVPGVEVKTRIYESANSLVYRAIRQSDNEPVILKILKENYPTPQELARYRTEYQITKSLNLTGCIKAYDLKPYQNTLVMFVEDFGGESLKIWMKQKKFNLEEFLRIAIATTESLAFLHAANIIHKDINPSNIVFNPKNGQLKLIDFGISTKFTRENLILKNPHLLEGTLAYMSPEQTGRMNRSLDWSTDFYSLGVTFYEILTHQLPFDSTDALELVHYHIAKQPLQPSEINSQIPQVLSDIVMKLMAKTAEERYQSAFGIKADLERCLNLLQTINKISYFPLALQDISDKFQLPQKLYGREQEIETLLTAFERVSTRSELMLVSGYSGIGKSALVQEIYKPITQKRGYFISGKFDQFQCNIPYSAVVSALRELIKQLLTESETQLSQWRQKLLEQLGINGQVIVDVIPELELIIGKQSALPELGLNESQNRFKLVFQNFIKVFTKPEHPLVIFLDDLQWADSASLKLMQLLMSGASTGLFLIGAYRDNEVSSVHPLMLTVEEIAQTGAIIDRIYLSHLNLSNITQILNDTLNCQQGERTKPLAELILFKTGGNPFFMNEFLKSLYTERFLQFDLGNVQWQWNLEEIQAREFTDNVVELMVSKIKIQPENTQNLLKLAACIGNSFNLKTLGLISKKSIGEIALSLQAAIAENLVFPVSNMGDVELVIAATEFSVLPTAPSPLLVYKFVHDRIQQAAYSLIPDVQKPTTHYQIGQILLQEISPEAIEDTIFETINHLNYGTALITLQTERDKLAQLNLIACRKARSANAYQAGREYANTGLSLLGENAWLRKYEMTLFFHNLLAEFALIYGDFDVMEQVIETVIARATSLLDQVNVYRIRIQSMIFRSKLSKALPIALEFLQKLGIIFPTIPTQLDIKSSIAEVENLIGDREIEDLVHLPQMTDNEKIAIVQVVGSIMSVTYLSGSPLFPLVTILPVKLSIQYGNTSASALAYIHYSLIAYDYLKDVDTGIKFGHLAQNIASKMNAKLFKPQVLFIAQIMISHRQSYLKEILKFLQESYTSALEIGNYEIAGYAANKFCSTSFWCGESLVALEQETLAYYNILMQLNQVATANGCRLLWQLISNILGTTGQPNKLSEESFRESELLPRWLSVDNRLQICIFYLFKLLFSYFFGENESAKSYAVACRRYLIGISGMPSEPQFYFYESLILLAPLNAQSEQISEALEQVEQNQTELQQYWAKYAPMNHQHKVDLVAAEKCRVLGQKLETIDLYDLAIKGAKENGFIHEVALAYELAAKFYLSIDKELTAKAYMQEARHYYQLWGAAAKVNHLETQYPQIFVITQPPSKEISSTISTTGNRSSSSLDIDTVMKASEAISGEIVLDKLLSKLMKILIENVGAQSGYLILEQQGKLLIEAECAVDSEEVTVLRSIPVECCQKIAQSIVSYVTRTKEKVVLNNATSEGQFTNDPYIKNIQPKSILCAALINQGELSAIVYLENRLTTEAFTQARLEILQLLSGQAAIAITNAKLYAEVKERESRLTQFIDAMPIGVAVHDTTGQIIYANQTAHQLSGINIIPEANTEQFAEACQLYLAGTNQLYPTAKLPFVRSLAAETVKVDDIEFHRLDKIVSLEVSSTPIVDETGKINYAIAAFQDITERKQAENLLADYNRTLEQQVADRTLELQREIIERKRAEAAAQAANQAKSTFLANMSHELRTPLNAILGFSQLMNRSLSLSSQHHEYLGIISRNGEHLLTLINQVLDLSKIEAGRATLNETNFDFHRLLKDIENMFQYQAENKGLQLLIERSFDVPQYLRTDETKLRQILINLLSNAIKFTSSGGISARVKFQPLNSQIYFEIEDTGDGIAADELKNLFEAFLQTKTGEKAQEGTGLGLAIARSFVQLMGGDMTVTSQVDRGTLFKFNIKAKVVKSVNYQQEQATRRAIALAPNQPRYRLLIVDDALDNRQLLVKLLSPFGFEIAEATNGVEAIKMWEQYSPHLIFMDMRMPVMDGYEAAKQIKNTIKGEATAIIAVTASSFEEEKAVVYPGGCDDFIRKPFKEEYIFDILQKHIGVQLVFEEFNAITVSNENEVNILTKSALAALPPELLINLQQAISNLDLGEIQIVIDEIQQIDRSLTSAIAASVRNFQYEQLLNLISSLLKI; translated from the coding sequence ATGCTCATCGTTCCTGGTGTTGAAGTCAAAACACGCATCTACGAAAGTGCTAATTCTTTAGTTTACCGTGCTATTCGACAGTCAGACAACGAACCAGTTATCCTGAAAATCCTGAAAGAAAATTATCCCACACCCCAAGAACTCGCACGCTATCGCACCGAATATCAAATTACCAAATCCTTAAATTTAACAGGTTGTATCAAAGCTTACGATCTAAAGCCATATCAAAACACCCTCGTCATGTTTGTGGAAGATTTTGGGGGAGAATCATTGAAAATTTGGATGAAACAGAAAAAGTTTAATTTAGAAGAGTTTTTGCGAATAGCGATCGCCACCACAGAAAGTTTAGCATTTCTGCACGCCGCCAACATCATCCACAAAGATATTAACCCCTCAAATATCGTTTTTAACCCAAAAAACGGACAATTAAAACTGATCGATTTTGGCATTTCTACAAAGTTTACGCGAGAAAATCTTATCCTCAAAAATCCCCATCTTTTAGAAGGAACTCTCGCCTATATGTCCCCCGAACAGACGGGACGAATGAACCGGAGTTTAGATTGGAGCACCGATTTTTACTCGCTCGGAGTCACCTTTTACGAAATACTTACTCACCAATTACCTTTTGACAGCACTGATGCACTGGAATTAGTACACTATCATATTGCCAAACAGCCATTACAACCATCAGAGATAAACTCACAAATCCCCCAAGTCCTTTCAGATATTGTAATGAAGTTAATGGCAAAAACAGCTGAAGAGCGATATCAAAGTGCTTTCGGAATCAAAGCCGATTTAGAACGATGCTTAAATTTATTACAAACTATAAATAAAATATCATATTTTCCACTTGCACTGCAAGATATATCAGACAAATTTCAACTGCCGCAAAAGCTCTATGGTAGAGAGCAAGAAATTGAAACTTTACTAACCGCTTTTGAGCGAGTATCTACTAGAAGCGAACTAATGCTCGTTAGTGGATATTCCGGTATCGGTAAATCAGCATTAGTGCAAGAGATTTACAAACCAATCACCCAAAAGCGCGGCTATTTTATTTCCGGTAAATTTGACCAATTTCAGTGCAATATTCCCTACAGTGCTGTTGTTAGCGCCTTGCGGGAATTAATCAAACAACTGTTAACGGAAAGTGAAACTCAATTGAGTCAATGGCGGCAAAAATTATTAGAACAATTAGGAATAAATGGGCAAGTAATTGTCGATGTTATTCCCGAACTTGAATTAATTATTGGCAAGCAATCAGCACTGCCAGAACTTGGATTAAATGAATCTCAAAATCGCTTTAAATTGGTGTTTCAAAACTTTATTAAAGTTTTTACTAAACCCGAACATCCCCTAGTGATATTTCTGGACGATTTACAGTGGGCGGATAGTGCATCTTTGAAACTGATGCAACTGTTAATGAGTGGCGCATCAACCGGACTATTTTTAATTGGTGCGTACCGGGATAATGAAGTTTCCTCAGTACATCCGTTAATGTTGACAGTTGAGGAAATTGCCCAAACTGGAGCAATTATCGATCGCATTTATCTATCGCATTTAAATTTATCTAATATCACCCAAATACTTAACGATACACTTAATTGCCAACAAGGAGAAAGAACCAAACCTCTGGCAGAGTTAATTTTATTTAAAACTGGAGGCAATCCTTTCTTTATGAATGAATTTTTAAAATCTCTATACACAGAAAGGTTTTTACAATTTGACTTGGGTAACGTTCAATGGCAATGGAATTTAGAAGAAATTCAAGCACGCGAATTTACTGATAATGTAGTCGAACTCATGGTTAGTAAAATTAAAATTCAGCCAGAAAATACGCAAAATTTGTTAAAATTAGCTGCTTGTATTGGCAATTCATTTAATTTAAAAACATTAGGATTGATTTCTAAAAAATCGATCGGTGAAATAGCCCTTTCTCTTCAAGCAGCTATCGCCGAAAATTTAGTATTTCCCGTTAGCAATATGGGAGACGTAGAATTAGTTATTGCTGCTACAGAATTTAGCGTATTACCAACTGCCCCATCCCCATTGCTTGTATATAAATTTGTCCATGACCGAATTCAGCAAGCGGCTTATTCTTTAATTCCCGATGTTCAAAAACCCACTACCCATTATCAAATCGGACAAATACTATTACAAGAAATTTCGCCAGAAGCTATAGAAGATACGATTTTTGAAACCATTAATCACTTAAATTATGGAACAGCATTAATTACTTTACAAACAGAGCGAGATAAATTAGCCCAACTCAATCTTATTGCCTGTCGCAAAGCTAGAAGCGCTAATGCCTATCAAGCGGGTCGTGAATATGCCAACACAGGACTATCATTGTTGGGAGAAAATGCTTGGCTTAGAAAATATGAAATGACTCTATTTTTCCATAACTTATTGGCAGAGTTTGCTTTAATATATGGTGACTTTGATGTGATGGAACAGGTCATTGAAACGGTTATTGCTAGGGCAACATCATTACTAGATCAGGTCAATGTTTATCGAATTAGAATTCAATCAATGATTTTCCGATCTAAGCTTAGTAAAGCTCTTCCCATTGCTCTAGAATTCTTACAAAAGTTGGGAATAATATTTCCTACTATACCTACACAGCTTGATATTAAATCCAGCATTGCAGAGGTGGAAAACCTAATTGGAGATCGAGAAATCGAAGATTTAGTTCACTTACCTCAGATGACAGATAACGAAAAAATTGCTATTGTGCAAGTTGTCGGTAGCATCATGTCAGTAACTTATTTATCTGGTTCTCCTTTATTTCCATTAGTGACTATCCTGCCAGTCAAGCTATCAATACAATATGGAAATACATCGGCTTCAGCCTTAGCTTATATACACTATAGCCTTATTGCCTACGATTATTTGAAAGATGTGGATACAGGAATAAAATTTGGTCATTTGGCACAAAATATAGCTTCCAAAATGAATGCTAAACTCTTCAAACCGCAGGTTTTATTTATAGCGCAAATAATGATTTCACACCGCCAATCTTATCTCAAAGAAATATTAAAATTTTTACAAGAAAGCTATACAAGCGCTCTAGAAATTGGAAATTATGAAATTGCAGGATATGCTGCAAATAAGTTCTGTTCTACTTCTTTTTGGTGTGGTGAGTCCCTGGTTGCCTTGGAGCAGGAAACCCTAGCGTACTACAATATTTTGATGCAATTGAACCAAGTGGCAACAGCTAATGGCTGTCGGCTTCTTTGGCAATTAATCTCAAATATATTGGGAACTACCGGGCAGCCTAATAAGTTATCTGAGGAATCTTTCCGCGAATCTGAACTCCTCCCCCGATGGTTGTCTGTTGATAATCGGCTTCAGATATGTATATTTTATCTATTTAAACTATTATTTTCCTACTTCTTTGGCGAGAATGAATCAGCAAAAAGCTATGCCGTTGCGTGCAGGCGCTATTTAATCGGTATTAGTGGAATGCCTAGTGAACCTCAGTTTTATTTCTATGAGTCTTTGATCCTTTTAGCACCGCTGAATGCACAATCAGAACAGATATCAGAGGCATTAGAACAGGTAGAACAAAATCAAACAGAACTGCAACAGTACTGGGCAAAGTATGCTCCTATGAATCACCAGCACAAGGTGGATTTGGTGGCAGCAGAAAAATGCCGGGTTTTGGGACAAAAATTAGAAACTATAGATTTATATGATTTAGCTATTAAAGGAGCAAAAGAAAATGGATTCATCCATGAAGTAGCCCTCGCTTATGAACTGGCAGCCAAGTTCTATTTATCCATAGATAAAGAACTAACTGCTAAGGCTTATATGCAGGAAGCTCGTCATTATTATCAACTCTGGGGTGCAGCAGCGAAAGTCAACCATTTAGAAACCCAATATCCTCAAATATTTGTGATAACCCAGCCACCAAGTAAAGAAATTTCCTCTACTATATCAACTACTGGGAATCGTTCGAGTTCTTCCTTGGATATTGATACTGTAATGAAGGCTTCCGAAGCAATTTCCGGCGAAATTGTTCTTGACAAGCTGCTGTCTAAATTAATGAAAATTTTAATCGAAAATGTTGGCGCTCAAAGCGGTTATTTAATTTTAGAACAACAAGGGAAATTACTGATCGAAGCTGAATGTGCTGTGGATAGTGAAGAAGTAACAGTATTACGATCGATTCCCGTAGAATGCTGTCAGAAAATAGCTCAATCTATTGTTAGTTATGTTACTAGAACTAAAGAGAAAGTGGTATTAAACAATGCCACCAGTGAAGGACAATTTACCAACGATCCTTATATCAAAAATATCCAACCAAAATCTATTTTATGTGCGGCTTTGATAAATCAAGGAGAACTAAGTGCAATTGTTTATTTAGAAAATCGCCTTACAACAGAAGCCTTTACTCAAGCGCGTTTAGAAATTTTACAATTATTATCGGGACAAGCAGCGATCGCAATTACCAATGCTAAACTCTACGCTGAAGTAAAAGAACGAGAAAGCCGACTGACTCAATTTATCGATGCCATGCCAATTGGAGTTGCCGTACACGATACAACAGGACAAATCATTTACGCCAATCAGACTGCACACCAACTGAGTGGAATCAATATTATCCCCGAAGCAAATACTGAACAATTTGCAGAAGCTTGCCAACTTTATCTCGCAGGAACCAACCAATTATACCCTACTGCAAAGTTGCCATTTGTACGCTCTTTAGCGGCTGAGACTGTTAAAGTTGATGATATAGAGTTTCACCGACTTGATAAAATTGTCTCCTTAGAAGTTTCCAGCACGCCGATTGTCGATGAAACAGGTAAAATTAATTATGCGATCGCAGCATTTCAAGATATCACCGAACGCAAACAAGCCGAAAACCTCTTAGCCGATTATAACCGCACTTTGGAGCAACAAGTAGCTGATCGCACCCTAGAATTACAAAGAGAAATTATCGAACGAAAACGAGCCGAAGCTGCCGCACAAGCAGCCAATCAAGCTAAAAGCACTTTCTTAGCCAATATGAGCCATGAATTGCGAACTCCCCTCAATGCAATTCTTGGCTTTTCCCAATTAATGAATCGTTCATTATCCCTTTCTTCACAACATCATGAATACTTAGGTATCATCTCCCGTAATGGAGAACACCTGCTTACTCTGATCAACCAAGTATTAGATTTATCTAAGATTGAAGCAGGACGTGCGACACTAAACGAAACAAACTTTGACTTTCACCGCCTGTTAAAAGATATCGAAAATATGTTTCAATATCAGGCTGAAAATAAAGGGTTGCAGTTATTAATAGAACGCTCGTTTGATGTACCCCAGTATCTAAGAACTGATGAAACTAAATTACGTCAAATCTTAATTAATTTACTTTCTAATGCAATTAAATTTACCTCGTCTGGTGGTATTTCTGCCAGGGTTAAATTCCAGCCTTTAAATTCTCAAATTTATTTTGAAATAGAAGATACTGGCGATGGGATAGCTGCTGATGAATTAAAAAATTTATTTGAAGCTTTTTTGCAAACAAAAACAGGTGAAAAAGCGCAAGAAGGAACGGGATTAGGATTGGCAATAGCACGCTCTTTCGTTCAATTGATGGGCGGTGATATGACAGTTACATCGCAAGTCGATCGCGGGACTTTATTCAAATTTAATATTAAAGCTAAGGTAGTAAAAAGTGTCAATTACCAACAAGAACAAGCAACTCGTCGAGCGATCGCACTAGCACCGAATCAACCTCGCTATCGCCTTTTAATTGTAGATGACGCTCTTGATAATCGTCAACTTCTAGTTAAATTGCTTTCCCCCTTTGGGTTTGAAATTGCGGAAGCTACTAACGGAGTAGAGGCAATTAAAATGTGGGAGCAATATTCGCCGCACTTAATTTTTATGGATATGCGAATGCCAGTAATGGATGGATATGAAGCAGCTAAACAAATTAAAAATACTATCAAAGGTGAAGCAACAGCAATTATTGCGGTAACGGCAAGTAGCTTTGAAGAAGAGAAAGCGGTTGTTTATCCTGGCGGTTGCGATGATTTTATCCGTAAACCGTTTAAAGAGGAATATATCTTTGATATCTTGCAAAAACATATCGGCGTACAATTGGTTTTTGAAGAGTTTAATGCTATAACAGTTAGCAATGAAAATGAGGTGAATATATTGACAAAATCCGCTTTAGCTGCATTACCTCCAGAGTTGTTGATTAATCTGCAACAAGCGATTAGCAATCTGGATTTAGGAGAGATTCAAATAGTCATTGATGAAATTCAGCAAATCGATCGCTCGTTAACAAGTGCAATCGCAGCTAGCGTGAGAAACTTTCAGTACGAGCAATTACTAAATCTAATATCTTCTTTATTAAAAATATGA
- a CDS encoding penicillin-insensitive murein endopeptidase, whose product MVLEITPHLHSEDLEHDDVSCIADIGFTEEEIEQFSWGMRGLFEQLPASGVGYRRYAQYPHKCYGRPEVIQTLQYIGTEWSKKYPNGPRIGIGNISLQGGGPMHPHKTHQHGLDVDIALVANTNEEIGLTWKDTKYSRQRTQELVNLIRNNPNLGIRTILFNDPEVPGVQRWAGHDDHLHVSFLSPGVQSASYSSDKQGDLRLVVPPMQGERVRQLQEDLAKVGISVTADGIFGEQTDAAVRKFQADRGLQVDGIAGFITQTKLTQLTSGQSRGISGETSSLKLQDLIDQNRSIPFDDINSGVLVDDRLFCAEIQTILCANHLLEVVDGIYGPKTQEALRNFKVSRKLDGGDKLGPTTAKALLDAKPGKGRLPDWHGGDKQAAIEAIIKEAHRQGITLKPQIAYILATIQHETADSFQPVKESYFLGEPQGENHRKTLRYYPFYGRGYVQLTWDYNYRKYSDLLGLDLVNNPDLVMRPDISLFILVDGMKRGVFTGRKLDDHISEERVDFLKARWIINGNDQAKLIEKYAMDWQTQLG is encoded by the coding sequence ATGGTATTAGAAATAACTCCCCACTTACACTCTGAAGATTTAGAACATGACGATGTTTCCTGCATAGCAGATATTGGCTTCACTGAAGAAGAAATTGAGCAGTTCAGTTGGGGAATGCGAGGTCTTTTTGAACAACTACCTGCCAGTGGAGTTGGCTATCGACGCTACGCACAATATCCTCATAAGTGCTATGGTCGTCCAGAAGTGATTCAGACTCTCCAATATATCGGTACCGAATGGTCAAAAAAATATCCTAATGGGCCTCGGATTGGCATCGGAAATATTAGTCTTCAGGGAGGAGGCCCAATGCACCCTCATAAGACTCATCAACACGGGCTTGACGTTGATATTGCTCTGGTTGCTAACACTAATGAAGAGATTGGGCTTACCTGGAAAGATACTAAATACTCTCGCCAGCGTACTCAAGAATTGGTTAATTTAATCCGCAATAATCCAAATTTGGGTATTCGGACAATCCTGTTTAACGATCCAGAAGTTCCAGGGGTACAACGTTGGGCGGGACATGACGATCATCTCCATGTGAGTTTCCTTTCTCCTGGAGTTCAATCAGCTTCCTACAGCAGCGATAAACAAGGCGATTTGCGACTGGTTGTACCACCTATGCAAGGAGAACGAGTCCGCCAACTTCAAGAAGATTTAGCAAAGGTTGGCATCTCAGTTACAGCAGATGGTATCTTTGGAGAGCAAACTGATGCCGCTGTCCGAAAATTTCAGGCGGATCGAGGTTTGCAGGTTGATGGAATTGCCGGATTTATCACGCAAACTAAACTGACACAGTTAACTTCTGGACAGTCTCGCGGAATTTCTGGTGAAACTTCCAGTCTAAAACTCCAAGACTTAATTGACCAAAATCGATCGATTCCTTTTGATGATATTAACTCTGGTGTATTAGTTGACGATCGCCTATTTTGTGCAGAAATTCAAACCATTTTATGCGCCAATCATCTTCTCGAAGTTGTCGATGGTATCTATGGCCCTAAAACGCAGGAAGCTTTAAGGAATTTTAAGGTAAGTCGAAAACTGGATGGCGGCGATAAGTTAGGGCCAACAACCGCTAAAGCTTTACTAGATGCTAAACCAGGTAAGGGAAGATTACCCGATTGGCACGGAGGTGATAAACAAGCGGCGATTGAAGCGATTATCAAAGAAGCTCATCGCCAAGGTATTACTTTGAAACCTCAAATTGCTTACATTCTAGCAACCATTCAGCATGAAACAGCAGATAGTTTCCAACCCGTAAAAGAATCCTATTTTTTGGGCGAACCCCAAGGTGAAAACCACCGTAAAACCTTACGCTATTATCCGTTTTACGGACGGGGTTACGTGCAATTAACCTGGGATTACAATTATCGGAAATATTCCGATTTGTTAGGGCTAGATTTGGTTAACAATCCCGATCTAGTAATGCGTCCAGATATTTCACTCTTTATCCTGGTTGATGGCATGAAGCGGGGCGTTTTTACAGGTCGTAAGCTGGATGACCATATTTCAGAGGAGCGCGTGGACTTTTTGAAAGCACGCTGGATTATTAATGGTAACGATCAAGCGAAGCTGATTGAAAAGTATGCAATGGATTGGCAAACTCAATTAGGGTAA
- a CDS encoding glycosyltransferase has translation MTHFGILCPAGDGHLNPMTTLGYELLRRGHRVTVFNFLDAKAKTLASGLEFQPLAEDEFPAGSIAEGFSQRGKLSGLAAFRYTVKLLAKTSTTILAEAPAVIKKTGVEVLLIDQVTLEGGTIADFLDLPFITVCSALLINQDPSISPFCTTWQYNPTWKGRLRNQLGYQLLSLLAKPIREQIADYRREWKLPLYSHPNDYYSKLAQISQEPAEFEFPRLNLPPHFHFTGPFHNPVTRKAVPFPFEQLTGKPLIYASMGTIQNRLLRVFQIIASACEELDAQLVISLGGGATPESLPKLPKNPIVVSYAPQLELLQKAALTITHAGMNTTLESLSNGVPMVAIPVANDQPGVATRIAWTGVGKVVPLKQLSVPKLRDAIRKVLTEESYKKRAIAFQEVIQRSGGTSRAADIIEQVISTRQSVIAQK, from the coding sequence ATGACACACTTCGGCATTCTTTGTCCAGCAGGCGACGGTCATCTCAACCCTATGACAACTTTAGGCTACGAACTACTTCGTCGAGGTCATCGCGTTACAGTATTCAACTTCCTTGATGCTAAAGCCAAAACTCTAGCAAGCGGGTTAGAATTTCAACCATTAGCTGAAGATGAATTTCCCGCAGGCTCAATAGCAGAAGGCTTTAGCCAAAGGGGGAAGCTCAGTGGACTGGCTGCTTTTCGATATACAGTCAAACTATTAGCAAAGACTTCAACTACTATTCTTGCAGAAGCTCCAGCCGTCATTAAGAAAACTGGTGTAGAAGTTTTGCTCATAGACCAAGTTACACTAGAAGGAGGGACAATCGCAGATTTTCTCGACCTTCCTTTCATCACAGTGTGCAGTGCGTTGCTCATAAATCAAGATCCCAGCATTTCTCCTTTTTGTACTACCTGGCAATATAATCCTACTTGGAAAGGTCGTTTACGCAATCAACTTGGGTATCAGTTACTTAGTCTGCTTGCCAAGCCAATTCGAGAGCAAATTGCCGATTATCGCAGAGAATGGAAGTTACCTTTATACTCTCACCCCAATGACTACTACTCTAAACTCGCTCAGATTAGCCAGGAGCCTGCGGAATTTGAATTTCCCAGACTAAATTTACCCCCACACTTCCATTTCACTGGCCCTTTTCATAACCCCGTAACGCGCAAAGCCGTACCATTTCCCTTCGAGCAATTAACTGGAAAGCCATTAATTTATGCTTCAATGGGAACGATTCAAAATCGCTTGCTAAGAGTTTTTCAAATCATCGCCTCTGCTTGTGAAGAATTAGACGCTCAATTAGTTATTTCTCTCGGTGGCGGTGCTACTCCCGAATCATTGCCAAAATTACCCAAAAATCCGATCGTTGTTAGCTATGCACCTCAATTAGAACTGTTACAAAAAGCCGCTCTCACAATTACTCACGCCGGAATGAATACAACTTTGGAATCTTTAAGTAATGGCGTCCCAATGGTAGCTATTCCGGTAGCAAACGATCAGCCTGGAGTAGCAACGCGAATTGCGTGGACAGGTGTCGGGAAAGTAGTACCATTGAAACAATTGAGTGTTCCAAAACTGCGAGATGCGATTAGGAAAGTACTAACGGAAGAATCTTATAAAAAAAGAGCGATCGCATTTCAAGAAGTAATTCAACGAAGCGGAGGAACTAGCCGCGCAGCCGACATTATCGAACAGGTTATATCGACTAGACAATCCGTTATCGCTCAAAAATAA